CACCACCACCTCGCGGGCGCTCCCGGCCAGCTCGCGGCCGTCTGCGTCCACGAGGCGCAGTCGCAGGACGCCAGGGCCGGGCGGCGCTTCGACGCGGTAGCCGGTGATGTCGGGGACGCGGGCGGCTGGCTGACCGGCCGTTGCTGGCTGTTGCGGATCGGCGCCCGCCACGACTGGCGGCGTGAACGGCACGACCCGGTAGCCCAGCACACCGCCCGGCGCCTGCTCGACGGTGAACGCTCCGAGCGGGACGGCCTGCTCGCGGACGCCGTCATGCACCATCAGGGTGGCCGGCGGCAGTGGCCCGAGCCGCGTCCACTGCCAGCGGCCAGGAGCGGGCGCCAGATCCTGCGGATTCCGCAGCCGGGCCTGGGCCTCGGCGCTGACCTCCTGGGCGGCGTACGGCTTCAGGTAGACCACGCCGCCGGGGGCGGTGTACAGCACCTCCGAAGGCTCCTGTGCCTGCTCGGGGTACGTCCAGCGCTCTTGCGGGATCACCTCGAACCCGACACCGGTGCGGCGCGGCGCGAACACGACCAGCCGCTTCTCGCTGTCCTCCACGATCGTGCCGCCCGGCTCGCGGAGGCGGATCGTGTACTCGCCGGGCGGCAGCTCGACGGCGAATCCGCGCCCGATCTCGGTACTGTAGAGGGTGAACGGGGCTGGCTCGGGTGGCGGCTCCAGCGCGACGGTCGCGCCCGGGGCGGATGCTGCCCGAAGCTCCTCCAGTTTGCGGGTGTGCTCTACCTGCGCCTCGGCGTGGGCGCGAAGACGGCCCAGGTAGGCGGCGCGCTCGGCCTGGAAGAAGGTCCAGCGTGCCTGGGCCTCCGCCCCGAGGAAGACCCGGCCGCCGGGCAGCCCGCCGGCCGGATCGATCTGCACCACGTACTCAGTCAGCTCCAGCGTCTGGATCACGCGGCCGCCCTGCCCGACTTCCAGCGTGCCGGGCGCCAGCTCGTTGAGGCTGGTGAAGTCGGTGCGGATCTCGCCGGTGATCGGCCAGAAGTAGACCTCGGTCACCTTCGGATCGAGCGTGCCGACGTGCCCGGCCAGCTGGTAGACGGCGTCCACGGTGTGCGGCGCGAAGCCGGCGGCGTATTCCGTTCCGTCAAACAGGTTGAAGCCGTAGACGAAGCGGCGCTCCTTCTGTGGTGTCTGTGCGAGGGCCAGGGATGGGGCGGCAAGCACCAGGATACCGACGGCCAGCGCCAGGAGGTGACCGCTTCTCCGGATCCCCAGAACCCAGAACCCGGAACCCAGCACCGGACTCATCTGCGGACCCCTCGGCGGGCCAGCAGGCGGACGGCGGCCAGCAGCAGCAGGCCCGTGTAGCCCCAGGCGAGGCCCGCCATCCCCAGGTAGCTCAGGATGTCGCCGCGCACCAGCGCATCGACCCCGGCCTGGAACAGCCCGAACGGCGAGACGTACCCCACCAGCCAGTCGACGGCCAGGACGGCGTTGCGGAGCCAGAGCAGCGGGCTCTGGTTGTTCGTCACCGAGATCGCGCCCAGCAGCTCGCTGGCGATGCGGACCGCCAGGAAGAGCAGCGTCAGCCCGCCCAGCAGCGCCAGCCCGGCTCGGACGCCTCGCACCAGCGTCGAGAGGCAGACGCCAAGGGCCGCGACTGCCCCTGCTGCGCTGATGGCCAGCAGCAGCTCCAGCCCGAAGGCGTAGGGGAGGCGCAGCCCGGTCATGCCAGAGGTGGCGAGCAGCAGCACGGCCAGCCCGCCGGCGATGGGCAGGAACGCCAGCACCTGGGCCAACACCTTCCCGAGCACGTAGGCCGCCTCATCGACAGGACCGTAGAAGAGGGCTTCGAGGGTGCCGCTCTCGCGCTCCCGCGCGATGCTGCTCACCGAGGCCAGGGCCAGGAACAGCATCCCGATGGTCCCCGCGACGAAGAAGGGCAGCGTGAACGGATCGGACAGGAGCAGCAGGCGGCTGCGCTGGACGGCGTCGACGTAGCCGGCCACGATGGGCATGGTGGCGAGCATTCCGAGCGCCACCACGATGTAGATGGCCGGGCCGTAGAGCATCCCAAGCAGGTCCCGCCTCGCGATGGCCCAGGCCGCGCGCAGGCGGCGGGGAAGGCCCTCACCCCCCGGCCTGGGAAGGCCCTCACCCCCCGGCCTGGGGAGGCCCTCACCCCCCGGCCCCCTCTCCCTGTGCGCGGGAGAGGGGGAG
This genomic interval from Chloroflexota bacterium contains the following:
- a CDS encoding ABC transporter permease subunit; amino-acid sequence: MLYGPAIYIVVALGMLATMPIVAGYVDAVQRSRLLLLSDPFTLPFFVAGTIGMLFLALASVSSIARERESGTLEALFYGPVDEAAYVLGKVLAQVLAFLPIAGGLAVLLLATSGMTGLRLPYAFGLELLLAISAAGAVAALGVCLSTLVRGVRAGLALLGGLTLLFLAVRIASELLGAISVTNNQSPLLWLRNAVLAVDWLVGYVSPFGLFQAGVDALVRGDILSYLGMAGLAWGYTGLLLLAAVRLLARRGVRR